In Microbacterium maritypicum, the following are encoded in one genomic region:
- a CDS encoding VOC family protein has product MAVVTPIRPFLWFVDRAQEAMEYYVSVFPNSSIDSVTYYPDENLSEHFEGMTGKVINGEFTLNGTRFGCLDGGPEFTFNEAVSFVIECADQEEIDRYWQALSAVPEAEACGWCKDRFGVSWQVVPAGLDLLQQRPEQIQALMHMKKIVISELEIA; this is encoded by the coding sequence ATGGCAGTCGTCACACCCATCCGCCCGTTCCTCTGGTTCGTCGACAGGGCGCAGGAGGCGATGGAGTACTACGTCTCGGTGTTCCCGAACTCGTCGATCGACAGCGTGACCTACTATCCGGATGAGAACCTCAGCGAGCACTTCGAGGGCATGACCGGGAAGGTCATCAACGGGGAGTTCACTCTGAACGGAACGCGATTCGGCTGCCTCGACGGGGGTCCGGAGTTCACCTTCAACGAGGCCGTCTCCTTCGTGATCGAGTGCGCCGACCAGGAAGAGATCGACCGCTACTGGCAGGCGCTCTCCGCGGTGCCGGAGGCGGAGGCGTGCGGCTGGTGCAAAGACCGGTTCGGCGTCAGCTGGCAGGTGGTCCCCGCCGGGCTCGACCTTCTGCAGCAGCGGCCGGAGCAGATCCAGGCGCTGATGCACATGAAGAAGATCGTGATCTCGGAGCTCGAGATCGCCTGA
- a CDS encoding TrmH family RNA methyltransferase: MHGGSTAQPGYGVGPWPGGEDAWPEGEQYDPELLAAGDTRNVIDRYRYWRMEAIVADLDTQRHPFHVAIENWQHDMNIGSIVRSANAFLADTVHIIGRRRWNKRGAMVTDRYQHVVHHEDVETFAAWAAAEGLPIIAVDNVEGAVPVDRAELPQRCVLLFGQEGPGLSAEALAAASAHIEITQYGSTRSINASAAAAVIMYEWCRRYAG; encoded by the coding sequence ATGCACGGCGGCTCGACCGCTCAGCCCGGCTACGGCGTCGGTCCGTGGCCCGGAGGCGAGGATGCGTGGCCCGAGGGGGAGCAGTACGACCCCGAGCTCCTCGCGGCGGGCGACACCCGCAACGTGATCGACCGCTACCGCTACTGGCGGATGGAGGCGATCGTCGCCGACCTCGACACGCAGCGGCATCCGTTCCACGTCGCCATCGAGAACTGGCAGCACGACATGAACATCGGATCGATCGTGCGCAGCGCCAACGCGTTCCTCGCCGACACCGTGCACATCATCGGTCGCCGCCGCTGGAACAAGCGCGGGGCGATGGTCACCGATCGCTACCAGCACGTGGTGCACCACGAAGACGTCGAGACCTTCGCCGCCTGGGCTGCGGCGGAGGGCCTCCCGATCATCGCGGTCGACAACGTCGAGGGTGCCGTGCCCGTGGATCGCGCCGAACTCCCGCAGCGCTGCGTGCTGCTGTTCGGTCAGGAGGGGCCGGGGCTCTCGGCCGAGGCGCTCGCCGCAGCATCCGCCCACATCGAGATCACCCAGTACGGCTCGACGCGCTCGATCAACGCCAGCGCCGCGGCCGCCGTGATCATGTACGAGTGGTGCCGGAGATACGCGGGCTGA
- a CDS encoding Nramp family divalent metal transporter: protein MTTPTASPARAPRSLWLLGPALVAGVAYLDPGNVASNMTAGAQYGYLLVWVVLAGNIMAWLIQYLSAKLGVVTGQSLPEVLGARLKRPWARRAYWLQAELVAMATDLAEVIGGAVALNLLFDVPLLLGGLITGAVSMILLTVQSRRGARPFEFVIIGLMVIITVGFVAGVFVAPPDPAGVLGGMVPRFEDTGSVLLAASILGATIMPHAIYAHSSLARDRFGATTAHAGDEAVRTETSRIRRLLTATRWDVSIAMVIAGSVNLCILLLAAANLAGVEGTDSLEGAHAALATGLGPVVATFFAVGLLASGLASTSVGAYAGAEIMHGLLHVRIPLLARRLVTLIPALIILGIGFDPTLALVLSQVVLSFGIPFALIPLVVLTAQRRTLGAWANRRWTTAAGIVASVLLIALNGALLWLVLTGA, encoded by the coding sequence ATGACGACCCCGACCGCGTCCCCGGCCAGGGCCCCGCGCAGCCTGTGGCTGCTCGGTCCCGCCCTCGTCGCCGGCGTCGCGTACCTCGACCCCGGCAATGTCGCCAGCAACATGACCGCGGGGGCCCAGTACGGCTACCTGCTGGTGTGGGTCGTGCTCGCGGGCAACATCATGGCGTGGCTGATCCAGTACCTCTCCGCGAAGCTGGGCGTCGTCACCGGGCAGAGCCTGCCCGAGGTGCTGGGCGCGCGGTTGAAGCGACCGTGGGCCCGCCGCGCATACTGGCTGCAGGCCGAGCTGGTCGCCATGGCCACGGACCTGGCCGAGGTCATCGGCGGCGCGGTGGCCCTGAACCTGCTGTTCGACGTGCCGCTGCTGCTGGGCGGACTCATCACCGGCGCGGTCTCGATGATCCTGCTCACGGTGCAGAGCCGGCGCGGCGCCCGCCCGTTCGAGTTCGTGATCATCGGGCTCATGGTCATCATCACGGTCGGCTTCGTCGCCGGGGTCTTCGTCGCGCCGCCGGACCCGGCCGGGGTGCTCGGAGGAATGGTCCCGCGTTTCGAAGACACCGGCTCGGTACTGCTGGCCGCATCCATCCTCGGCGCGACGATCATGCCGCACGCGATCTACGCGCACTCCTCCCTCGCCCGTGACCGCTTCGGCGCCACGACCGCCCACGCAGGCGACGAGGCCGTGCGCACCGAGACCTCACGCATCCGCCGCCTGCTCACCGCCACCCGCTGGGACGTATCGATCGCGATGGTGATCGCCGGCTCCGTGAACCTCTGCATCCTGCTGCTCGCCGCCGCGAACCTCGCCGGCGTCGAGGGCACCGACTCGCTGGAGGGCGCGCACGCCGCTCTCGCCACGGGGCTCGGTCCGGTCGTCGCGACGTTCTTCGCCGTCGGACTCCTCGCATCCGGACTGGCCTCGACCTCGGTGGGCGCCTACGCCGGGGCCGAGATCATGCACGGTCTGCTGCACGTGCGCATCCCGCTGCTCGCCCGTCGCCTGGTCACGCTGATCCCCGCGCTCATCATCCTCGGCATCGGCTTCGATCCGACACTCGCCCTAGTGCTCAGCCAGGTGGTGCTCTCGTTCGGCATCCCCTTCGCCCTGATCCCGCTGGTCGTGCTCACCGCGCAGCGACGTACCCTCGGCGCCTGGGCCAATCGGCGCTGGACGACGGCCGCCGGCATCGTGGCCTCGGTGCTGCTGATAGCCCTCAACGGAGCGCTGCTCTGGCTCGTCCTGACGGGGGCCTGA
- a CDS encoding metal-dependent transcriptional regulator has product MASPAADDYLKTVYAHTEWQDAPITPSVLAAKLGIAPSSVTEMVKKLAAAGLVSHVPYGAVRLTDAGTLRALAMVRRHRLIETWLVQEFDYGWDEVHDEAEVLEHTISDRLLEGIDARLGRPRFDPHGDAIPDADGHIEREPFVLLAHAPAGHAGRVLRVDDRDPELLRSLEALGLAVASTVTVTASGVEIDGAQTALPEGAAQVVWLSA; this is encoded by the coding sequence GTGGCATCCCCTGCAGCTGACGACTATCTGAAGACCGTCTACGCGCACACCGAGTGGCAGGACGCACCGATCACTCCCTCGGTGCTCGCCGCGAAGCTCGGCATCGCCCCGTCCTCTGTCACCGAGATGGTGAAGAAGCTCGCCGCCGCGGGTCTCGTCTCGCACGTGCCCTACGGTGCGGTGCGGCTGACGGATGCCGGAACCCTGCGCGCACTCGCGATGGTGCGCCGGCACCGCCTGATCGAGACCTGGCTGGTGCAAGAGTTCGACTACGGCTGGGACGAGGTGCACGACGAGGCCGAGGTGCTCGAGCACACCATCAGCGACCGGCTGCTGGAGGGCATCGACGCCCGACTGGGACGCCCGCGCTTCGACCCGCACGGCGATGCGATCCCCGATGCCGACGGTCACATCGAGCGCGAGCCGTTCGTGCTCCTCGCCCACGCGCCGGCCGGGCACGCGGGACGGGTGCTGCGCGTCGACGACCGCGACCCCGAGCTGCTGCGATCTCTCGAGGCGCTGGGCCTGGCGGTCGCATCGACCGTCACGGTGACGGCATCCGGGGTGGAGATCGACGGCGCGCAGACGGCACTGCCCGAAGGGGCGGCACAGGTCGTCTGGCTCAGCGCCTAG
- a CDS encoding HAD-IIA family hydrolase: MAQRDDIECWLTDMDGVLVHENDAIPGASELLAGWESAGIPYLVLTNNSIFTARDLSARLRTSGLHVPEERIWTSALATADFLKQQLPGGSAFVIGEAGILTALHDAGFIMTETNPDFVVVGETRNYSFEAITKAIRLIIGGARFIVTNPDATGPSADGPLPATGAIAALITKATGKEPYVVGKPNPMMFRSALNKIGAHSKRTGMIGDRMDTDVVAGIEAGLHTILVLTGISDQAEIEKYPFRPDEIVQSVADLLPRITETITTVKIKK; encoded by the coding sequence ATGGCTCAACGTGACGACATCGAATGCTGGCTCACCGACATGGACGGCGTGCTCGTCCATGAGAACGACGCCATCCCCGGAGCATCCGAACTGCTCGCCGGTTGGGAGAGCGCGGGCATCCCGTACCTGGTGCTGACGAACAACTCGATCTTCACCGCTCGTGACCTGTCGGCTCGCCTGCGCACCAGCGGACTGCACGTGCCCGAGGAGCGCATCTGGACCTCGGCCCTCGCGACCGCCGACTTCCTGAAGCAGCAGCTCCCCGGGGGCTCTGCCTTCGTGATCGGCGAGGCCGGCATCCTCACCGCACTGCACGATGCGGGTTTCATCATGACCGAGACCAACCCCGATTTCGTGGTCGTGGGCGAGACGCGCAATTACTCGTTCGAGGCGATCACGAAGGCCATCCGCCTCATCATCGGCGGCGCGCGCTTCATCGTGACGAACCCGGATGCCACGGGCCCGAGCGCCGACGGACCGCTGCCCGCGACGGGCGCCATCGCCGCGCTCATCACGAAGGCCACCGGCAAGGAGCCGTACGTGGTCGGCAAGCCGAACCCGATGATGTTCCGCTCGGCGTTGAACAAGATCGGCGCGCACTCGAAGCGCACCGGCATGATCGGCGACCGCATGGACACCGACGTCGTCGCCGGCATCGAGGCGGGTCTGCACACGATCCTGGTGCTCACCGGTATCAGCGACCAGGCCGAGATCGAGAAGTACCCGTTCCGCCCGGATGAGATCGTGCAGTCGGTCGCCGACCTGCTGCCGCGGATCACGGAGACGATCACGACGGTCAAGATCAAGAAGTAG
- a CDS encoding YdeI family protein — protein sequence MGALDEGERLRAADAAAWRAWLEANHERAAGVWLLSVRGASDGVGYEDAVRQALCFGWIDGPVRVFDDGTDDRANGQWFSPRRPGSGWAATNKARIAELEAEGLLAPAGIRVLEVAKANGSWTVLDGPEAGTEPEEFTAALDAVPAARENWDAFPKSVKKFGLTHIAMAKRPETRAARIAKIVADAAEGKRP from the coding sequence ATGGGCGCACTCGACGAGGGCGAACGACTCCGGGCGGCGGACGCCGCGGCCTGGCGCGCCTGGCTCGAGGCGAACCACGAGCGCGCGGCGGGCGTCTGGTTGCTGAGCGTGCGCGGAGCGTCGGACGGCGTCGGGTACGAGGATGCCGTGCGGCAGGCGCTGTGCTTCGGATGGATCGACGGCCCGGTGCGCGTCTTCGATGACGGGACCGATGACCGCGCCAACGGGCAGTGGTTCTCCCCTCGCCGCCCCGGCAGCGGCTGGGCGGCGACGAACAAGGCGCGGATCGCGGAACTCGAGGCCGAGGGTCTGCTCGCTCCGGCCGGCATCCGTGTGCTCGAGGTCGCGAAGGCGAACGGCTCGTGGACCGTGCTCGACGGCCCGGAAGCCGGGACCGAACCGGAGGAGTTCACCGCCGCCCTCGACGCGGTGCCCGCCGCGCGCGAGAACTGGGATGCATTCCCGAAGTCGGTCAAGAAGTTCGGTCTCACGCACATCGCGATGGCCAAGCGCCCGGAGACCCGGGCGGCCCGCATCGCGAAGATCGTGGCGGATGCCGCGGAGGGGAAACGCCCATGA
- a CDS encoding ABC transporter ATP-binding protein: protein MSTTEPVLSISGLAVAFRTGSELITAISDISIDVAAGETVAIVGESGSGKSTTAAAVNRLLPENGVITAGSIRFDGRELTDLPENAMVSLRGAGIGLVPQDPMSNLNPLMRVGEQIGEALEVHGHTHGDATKARVVELLEMVGIADAAQRAHQYPHEFSGGMRQRVLIAMGLACKPRLLIADEPTSALDVTVQRRILDQLDALTDDLGTAVFLITHDLALAAERADRIVVMFRGHIVEEGTSAEVLGNPQHEYTKQLLAAAPSLASRREALPQREAAAGTPFVEIRDLRKEFALRSPKAGEPETFTAVDGVSFEIRRGTTVSIVGESGSGKSTTANMVLGLEDATSGSILFDGLDLTTLRRKELFALRRRVQPVFQNPYASLDPRYTVEQSIAEPLRVHRIGTAATRHARVLELLEQVALPAAMAERLPHELSGGQRQRVAIARALALEPELVVLDEAVSALDVLVQAQILDLLADLQKRLGLSYLFISHDLAVVRMISDEVHVMQRGVVVESGTPERIFDDPQHPYTRELLAAIPGATLAS, encoded by the coding sequence ATGAGCACCACCGAGCCCGTGCTGAGCATCAGCGGCCTCGCCGTCGCCTTCCGAACCGGTTCCGAACTGATCACCGCCATCAGCGACATCAGCATCGACGTCGCCGCCGGTGAGACCGTCGCGATCGTCGGGGAGTCCGGGTCGGGCAAGTCGACCACCGCCGCCGCGGTCAACCGTCTGCTGCCCGAGAACGGGGTGATCACGGCCGGCAGCATCCGCTTCGACGGGCGCGAGCTGACCGATCTGCCCGAGAACGCGATGGTCTCCCTGCGCGGTGCCGGGATCGGCCTCGTGCCGCAGGACCCGATGTCGAACCTCAACCCGCTCATGCGCGTGGGCGAGCAGATCGGCGAGGCGCTCGAGGTGCACGGCCACACCCACGGCGATGCCACGAAGGCGCGGGTCGTCGAGCTGCTCGAGATGGTGGGGATCGCGGATGCCGCGCAGCGGGCGCACCAGTACCCGCACGAGTTCTCGGGCGGTATGCGCCAGCGCGTGCTGATCGCGATGGGGCTCGCCTGCAAGCCGCGCCTGCTGATCGCCGACGAGCCCACCTCGGCCCTCGACGTGACCGTGCAGCGGCGCATCCTGGACCAGCTCGATGCGCTCACCGATGACCTCGGCACCGCCGTGTTCCTCATCACGCACGACCTCGCCCTCGCTGCCGAGCGCGCCGACCGCATCGTCGTGATGTTCCGCGGTCACATCGTGGAGGAGGGCACCTCGGCCGAGGTGCTCGGCAACCCGCAGCACGAGTACACGAAGCAGCTGCTCGCCGCGGCACCGAGCCTCGCCTCCCGCCGCGAAGCCCTGCCGCAGCGCGAGGCCGCCGCCGGGACGCCGTTCGTCGAGATCCGCGACCTCCGCAAGGAGTTCGCCCTCCGGTCTCCCAAGGCGGGCGAGCCCGAGACGTTCACCGCGGTCGACGGGGTGAGCTTCGAGATCCGTCGCGGCACGACCGTCTCGATCGTGGGCGAGTCGGGGTCGGGCAAGTCGACCACGGCGAACATGGTGCTCGGACTCGAGGACGCCACGTCGGGATCGATCCTGTTCGACGGGCTCGACCTGACCACGCTCCGCCGTAAGGAGCTGTTCGCGCTGCGCCGCCGTGTGCAGCCGGTGTTCCAGAACCCCTACGCCTCGCTCGACCCCCGTTACACGGTCGAGCAGTCGATCGCCGAGCCACTGCGGGTGCACCGCATCGGCACCGCGGCCACCCGTCACGCGCGCGTGCTCGAGCTGCTGGAGCAGGTCGCCCTGCCCGCGGCGATGGCTGAGCGCCTGCCGCACGAGCTGTCGGGTGGGCAACGCCAGCGCGTGGCGATCGCCCGGGCGCTCGCGCTCGAACCCGAACTCGTGGTGCTCGACGAGGCCGTGTCGGCGCTCGACGTGCTGGTACAGGCGCAGATCCTCGACCTGCTCGCCGACCTGCAGAAGCGCCTGGGCCTGAGCTACCTGTTCATCAGCCACGACCTCGCGGTCGTGCGGATGATCTCCGACGAGGTGCATGTCATGCAGCGCGGCGTCGTGGTCGAGAGCGGCACCCCCGAGCGCATCTTCGACGACCCGCAGCATCCCTACACTCGCGAGCTCCTCGCTGCGATCCCGGGGGCGACGCTGGCGTCCTGA
- a CDS encoding serine hydrolase domain-containing protein, which produces MSAAAAVAAVLATDSAPRGAVAGVVTDAGRDIAAGGLADLAGTPMTTETAFDIASVSKVAATTTAILRLVSRGEVGFDDPVDRFVPGTSCAPGTTVRHLLQHRAGLWEWQPLYLDHAHAGDPAAAADAIPLRYGLDEGRHYSDLGFLLLGRIIAAIAGRPLDAAVRELVTAPLGLSRTGYGPFAAPVASSSLGDAAERRMVATGEPYPILAADRTFAWREDEITGSVNDGNSFHAAGGISGHAGLFSTADELLTLGAALAAPERHPELWHPDVTADLFRDGPDAGQALGWRSDMVAVGGRPTRMLWHPGFTGCALGLVPGTGTAAVLLSNRLFAPEPAPTEALWRTALPALLGDNDLGGNDLDDNEGTRTP; this is translated from the coding sequence ATGAGTGCCGCCGCCGCCGTCGCGGCCGTCCTCGCCACGGACTCCGCCCCGCGGGGCGCCGTCGCGGGTGTCGTCACCGATGCCGGGCGCGACATCGCCGCGGGCGGTCTGGCCGACCTCGCCGGAACGCCGATGACGACCGAGACCGCGTTCGACATCGCCTCGGTATCGAAGGTCGCCGCGACCACGACCGCGATCCTGCGACTCGTCAGCCGTGGTGAGGTGGGCTTCGACGATCCGGTCGACCGCTTCGTCCCCGGCACGTCCTGTGCGCCGGGAACGACCGTGCGCCACCTGCTGCAGCATCGCGCGGGTCTGTGGGAGTGGCAGCCGCTCTACCTCGATCACGCGCACGCCGGCGACCCCGCGGCCGCGGCCGACGCGATCCCGCTCCGCTACGGCCTCGACGAGGGCCGTCACTACTCGGACCTCGGATTCCTCCTGCTCGGCCGCATCATCGCCGCCATCGCCGGACGGCCTCTGGATGCCGCCGTCCGCGAGCTCGTGACCGCACCCCTCGGGCTCAGCCGTACCGGATACGGCCCCTTCGCTGCGCCGGTCGCCTCATCGTCGCTCGGTGACGCCGCCGAACGCCGCATGGTCGCAACCGGTGAGCCCTATCCGATCCTCGCCGCCGACCGCACATTCGCCTGGCGCGAAGACGAGATCACAGGCAGCGTGAACGACGGCAACAGCTTCCACGCCGCCGGTGGCATCTCTGGCCACGCCGGACTCTTCAGCACCGCCGACGAGCTGCTCACCCTGGGTGCTGCGCTCGCCGCTCCCGAACGGCATCCCGAGCTGTGGCATCCGGATGTGACAGCCGACCTGTTCCGCGACGGACCCGACGCCGGGCAGGCGCTGGGCTGGCGCAGCGACATGGTCGCGGTCGGCGGCCGACCGACCCGGATGCTCTGGCACCCGGGCTTCACGGGCTGCGCGCTGGGATTGGTGCCGGGCACCGGCACCGCCGCGGTCCTGTTGAGCAACCGCCTCTTCGCCCCCGAACCCGCGCCGACCGAGGCGCTGTGGCGCACGGCGCTCCCCGCACTCCTGGGTGACAACGATCTGGGCGGCAACGACCTGGACGACAACGAAGGAACGAGAACACCATGA
- a CDS encoding N-acetyltransferase family protein: MSLQVRPATPDDLSGVLEVFLACWRESYRGLLPDAAIDAMTDERAEALWRRVLADPVGVVLVAERDGEIVGITRYAATPGAGGRIDGAVHSLYVSPRAHGGGIGGALLAQASAELQDAGAEAATLWVFAANLPSIGFYEAKGWHPDGATRTQPEFGEPEQRMRREWT; the protein is encoded by the coding sequence GTGAGCCTGCAGGTGCGCCCCGCCACCCCGGACGACCTGTCCGGGGTGCTCGAGGTGTTCCTCGCGTGCTGGCGGGAGAGCTACCGGGGTCTGCTCCCCGACGCGGCGATCGACGCGATGACGGATGAGCGGGCAGAGGCGCTGTGGCGCCGGGTGCTCGCCGATCCGGTGGGCGTCGTGCTCGTCGCCGAGCGCGACGGCGAGATCGTCGGGATCACCCGGTATGCCGCGACCCCCGGTGCGGGTGGCCGCATCGACGGCGCCGTGCACTCTCTGTACGTCTCGCCTCGTGCTCACGGGGGCGGGATCGGCGGAGCGCTGCTGGCGCAGGCGTCCGCGGAGTTGCAGGATGCCGGGGCCGAGGCCGCGACGCTGTGGGTGTTCGCGGCGAACCTGCCGTCGATCGGGTTCTACGAGGCCAAGGGATGGCACCCCGACGGAGCCACCCGCACCCAGCCGGAGTTCGGTGAACCCGAACAGCGCATGCGCAGGGAGTGGACATGA
- a CDS encoding anhydro-N-acetylmuramic acid kinase yields the protein MRVLGLISGTSHDGIDAAVVDFTTSGGFTAHGVDLHGTVLAAMSVPYAPELRARLIAALPPAQTTLAEVAELDTLIGQAFAEVAADIAAEVGGVDAVCSHGQTVYHWVDGARALGTLQIGQPAWIAEKVGAPVVSDIRIRDITVGGHGAPLVSFLDELLLRSRAGISAALNLGGISNMTVVRQDGLVAYDIGPANALVDAVIVERGLNPLGYDDDAAIARTGQVDEALLAALLEDPYYALTPPKSTGKEHFHLGYVHEHLAAQGREISVADVVRTLTELTVRTVARDVEAAGIGFLAVSGGGCRNPLILDGLRAALPATEVVLADELGAAADSKEAILLALIGWSTMHGVPAIVPGGTGAREPRILGTITPGVGPLQMPEPVASIDSLVLTEASAS from the coding sequence ATGCGCGTCCTCGGACTGATCTCCGGCACCTCGCACGACGGGATCGATGCCGCCGTCGTCGATTTCACGACCAGCGGCGGTTTCACCGCGCACGGTGTGGATCTGCACGGCACCGTGCTCGCGGCGATGAGCGTGCCCTACGCCCCCGAACTTCGGGCGCGACTGATCGCGGCGCTCCCGCCCGCGCAGACGACGCTCGCCGAGGTGGCCGAGCTCGACACCCTGATCGGACAGGCGTTCGCCGAGGTCGCGGCCGACATCGCGGCCGAGGTCGGCGGCGTCGACGCGGTGTGCTCTCATGGACAGACCGTCTACCACTGGGTCGACGGCGCCCGCGCGCTGGGCACCCTGCAGATCGGGCAGCCGGCCTGGATCGCCGAGAAGGTCGGCGCCCCGGTGGTGTCCGACATCCGCATCCGCGACATCACGGTCGGCGGTCACGGCGCCCCGCTGGTGTCGTTCCTCGACGAGCTGCTGCTGCGTTCGCGCGCCGGTATCTCGGCGGCCCTGAATCTGGGCGGCATCTCGAACATGACCGTGGTGCGGCAGGACGGCCTCGTCGCGTACGACATCGGCCCGGCGAACGCCCTGGTCGACGCGGTCATCGTGGAGCGCGGCCTCAACCCGCTCGGCTACGACGACGACGCCGCGATCGCCCGCACCGGACAGGTCGATGAGGCGCTGCTGGCGGCACTGCTCGAAGACCCGTACTACGCCCTCACCCCGCCCAAGAGCACGGGCAAGGAGCATTTCCACCTCGGCTACGTGCACGAGCACCTCGCCGCACAGGGGCGGGAGATCTCCGTCGCCGATGTGGTGCGCACCCTGACCGAGCTCACGGTCCGCACTGTGGCGCGCGACGTGGAGGCCGCCGGCATCGGGTTCCTCGCCGTGTCGGGCGGCGGATGCCGCAACCCGCTGATCCTCGACGGACTGCGCGCCGCTCTGCCGGCGACCGAGGTCGTGCTCGCCGACGAGCTGGGGGCCGCGGCCGACAGCAAGGAGGCGATCCTCCTCGCGCTCATCGGCTGGTCCACGATGCACGGCGTTCCCGCGATCGTCCCCGGCGGCACCGGTGCGCGCGAGCCGCGCATCCTCGGCACCATCACCCCGGGCGTCGGCCCGCTGCAGATGCCCGAGCCCGTCGCCTCCATCGACTCCCTCGTGCTCACGGAGGCCTCGGCATCGTGA
- the murQ gene encoding N-acetylmuramic acid 6-phosphate etherase: MTTEDLGGLATEASDPRYAELDLMSVAELAQTMNEADATVPVAVQRALGQIVPAIEATAARMAQGGRLVYVGAGTPGRIGVLDASECPPTFSTPPELVFAIMAGGPGAIVNPVEGAEDDAEAGAAAIDAAGIGPLDTVIGIASSGRTPYVIAAVRRARELGALSIGLSCNVGTALSAAAEHGIEVEVGPEVLSGSTRLKSGTAQKLVLNMFSTISMVRNGKAYGNLMVDVKATNHKLRERAIRMVQTIADADRDTAVAALETAAYDVKLASIMIRRGEDLAAATARLGAADGRLRTALEEN, translated from the coding sequence ATGACCACGGAGGACCTCGGCGGACTCGCCACGGAGGCCAGCGATCCCCGCTACGCGGAGCTCGACCTGATGAGCGTGGCGGAACTCGCGCAGACCATGAACGAGGCGGATGCCACGGTGCCGGTTGCCGTGCAGCGCGCCCTCGGACAGATCGTCCCCGCGATCGAGGCCACGGCCGCCCGCATGGCGCAGGGCGGTCGCCTGGTCTACGTCGGCGCCGGAACCCCCGGCCGTATCGGCGTGCTCGACGCCTCGGAGTGCCCGCCCACCTTCAGCACTCCGCCCGAACTGGTGTTCGCGATCATGGCCGGAGGGCCCGGTGCGATCGTGAACCCCGTCGAAGGCGCGGAGGACGACGCGGAGGCGGGGGCTGCGGCCATCGACGCCGCCGGCATCGGCCCGCTCGACACCGTGATCGGCATCGCCTCGAGTGGACGCACGCCGTATGTGATCGCCGCCGTCCGCCGGGCGCGCGAGCTCGGAGCGCTCAGCATCGGCCTGTCGTGCAACGTCGGCACAGCACTCAGCGCGGCGGCCGAGCACGGCATCGAGGTCGAGGTCGGACCCGAGGTGCTCTCCGGATCGACCCGGCTCAAGTCGGGTACGGCGCAGAAGCTCGTGCTCAACATGTTCTCGACCATCTCGATGGTCCGGAACGGCAAGGCCTACGGCAACCTGATGGTGGATGTGAAGGCCACCAACCACAAGCTGCGCGAGCGGGCGATCCGGATGGTGCAGACCATCGCGGATGCCGACCGCGACACGGCGGTGGCGGCGCTGGAGACCGCCGCCTACGACGTGAAGCTCGCGTCGATCATGATCCGCCGCGGTGAGGACCTCGCCGCGGCCACCGCACGACTGGGCGCCGCCGACGGACGGCTGCGCACCGCACTGGAGGAGAACTGA